One Halolamina litorea genomic window carries:
- a CDS encoding hybrid sensor histidine kinase/response regulator, whose protein sequence is MGPGRDRELITDWLTEAHDYEVTTLREASTLPTEYDICLLDAAGIDAYYDELSDRCADAAAYLPHVLLLTEEQHADGRGWSMPDVSTVGDPLIDEVLMLPLEKQTLARRVENLLATRDASLKLTERERQYRELVELTPEAILLLDGDRVVYANSAAAELFGVDKDGLIDGSFSRFVPAASEAAIARTLASVPRTGNGPTEFTEHTLRNARGRDIETAVAGVTVTYGGEQVTQLLIRNLTETKRQAERLRLFGRGIEAAAHGIVVCDARSEDVPMIYANEAFCRITGYSLGEVLGQNCRFLQGENTDPETVDRIRTAVETGNAITVELLNYRKDGTPFWNRLEITPIRNDRGELTHFLGSQRDITDRIRNEQRLSVLDRILRHNVRNKTNVIRGYANTIIDEGSPPDAAAERIRSAADELYTISEQIREFDAVVRDTGELTQTVPLDAVVGDAVAALREENPDADVVFRASGSVLVDAHSTLRAALTDLLYQLGDAERPMADISLSREGDSVDLAVVDRGGAIPPEDLDLVVGGTETPLEHLQDLELWLLRWAVEQSDGEFAVDDEGGDPRIRLRFPAAELRDS, encoded by the coding sequence ATGGGCCCCGGGAGAGACCGCGAACTCATCACCGACTGGCTCACTGAGGCACATGACTACGAGGTCACGACCCTCCGCGAGGCCTCGACGCTCCCGACTGAGTACGACATCTGCCTGCTCGACGCCGCGGGGATCGACGCCTACTACGACGAACTCTCGGACCGGTGTGCCGACGCCGCCGCGTACCTCCCCCACGTGCTGCTCCTGACCGAGGAACAGCACGCCGACGGGCGGGGGTGGTCGATGCCGGATGTGTCGACGGTGGGGGACCCGCTGATCGACGAAGTGCTCATGCTCCCCCTGGAGAAGCAGACGCTCGCCCGGCGCGTCGAGAACCTCCTCGCCACCCGGGACGCGTCGCTCAAACTGACCGAACGGGAGCGCCAGTACCGCGAGTTGGTCGAACTCACGCCGGAGGCCATCCTGTTGCTCGACGGCGACCGAGTCGTCTACGCCAACAGCGCCGCCGCCGAACTGTTCGGCGTCGACAAGGACGGCCTGATCGACGGCTCGTTCAGCCGGTTCGTCCCCGCCGCCTCGGAGGCGGCCATCGCCCGAACGCTCGCGTCGGTTCCCCGGACGGGCAACGGGCCGACCGAGTTCACCGAGCACACGCTCCGGAACGCCCGTGGCCGCGATATCGAGACCGCCGTCGCCGGCGTCACCGTCACCTACGGCGGTGAGCAGGTCACGCAACTGCTGATTCGGAACCTCACCGAGACCAAACGGCAGGCAGAGCGGCTCCGACTGTTCGGCCGAGGGATCGAGGCGGCCGCCCACGGGATCGTGGTCTGTGACGCCCGGTCGGAGGACGTCCCGATGATCTACGCCAACGAGGCGTTCTGTCGTATCACGGGCTACTCGTTGGGGGAGGTGCTCGGCCAGAACTGCCGGTTCCTCCAGGGGGAGAACACCGACCCGGAGACGGTCGATCGGATCAGGACCGCCGTCGAGACGGGGAACGCGATCACGGTCGAACTGCTGAACTACCGGAAGGACGGGACGCCGTTCTGGAACCGACTCGAGATCACGCCGATCAGGAACGATCGGGGGGAGTTAACCCACTTCCTCGGGAGTCAGCGGGACATCACCGACCGCATCCGGAACGAACAGCGGCTCTCGGTGCTCGATCGGATCCTCCGGCACAACGTCCGGAACAAGACCAACGTGATCCGGGGGTACGCAAACACCATCATCGACGAGGGCTCCCCCCCGGATGCGGCCGCCGAACGGATCAGGAGTGCGGCGGACGAACTCTACACGATCAGCGAGCAGATCCGGGAGTTCGACGCCGTCGTCCGCGACACGGGCGAGTTGACACAGACGGTCCCACTCGACGCCGTCGTCGGCGACGCCGTCGCCGCGCTGAGAGAGGAGAACCCCGACGCCGACGTGGTGTTCCGGGCGTCCGGGTCGGTGCTCGTCGACGCGCACTCGACGCTCCGGGCGGCGCTCACCGACCTGCTCTACCAACTCGGCGACGCCGAACGGCCGATGGCCGACATCTCCCTCAGTCGGGAGGGCGACAGCGTGGACCTCGCCGTGGTCGACCGTGGCGGCGCCATCCCGCCGGAGGACCTCGACCTGGTCGTCGGCGGGACGGAGACCCCCCTCGAACACTTGCAGGACCTCGAACTCTGGCTGCTACGGTGGGCCGTCGAGCAGTCCGACGGCGAGTTCGCCGTCGACGACGAGGGCGGCGACCCACGGATCAGGCTCCGGTTCCCGGCCGCCGAGCTACGAGATTCGTAA
- the pyrB gene encoding aspartate carbamoyltransferase produces the protein MRQDHLVAAGQLSRADVEGLLDRAAEFDAALAEGGGAALPARYPETVLALCFYEPSTRTKMSFETAMKRLGGRVVDMGSVDASSVSKGESLADTVRVIEGYADGLVLRHPREGAAKMAAEFVDVPVVNAGDGAGQHPSQTLLDLYTIREAAGLDDLTIGIVGDLKYGRTVHSLATALTEFDARMHFVSPESLQLPRSVRFDLHESGAQVREHTDLDEVLPELDVLYVTRIQRERFPDEDEYQKVAGEFKIDSDTLDAARDDLTVMHPLPRVDEIAPEIDDTDHAHYFEQAHNGVPVRMALLDQLLSNHE, from the coding sequence ATGCGTCAGGACCACCTCGTTGCCGCGGGGCAACTCTCCCGGGCGGACGTGGAAGGGCTGCTCGACCGCGCGGCCGAGTTCGATGCGGCGCTGGCCGAGGGTGGCGGGGCGGCGTTGCCCGCCCGGTACCCCGAGACGGTGCTCGCCCTGTGTTTCTACGAACCGAGCACGCGGACCAAGATGTCCTTCGAGACGGCGATGAAGCGTCTCGGTGGCCGCGTCGTCGACATGGGCAGCGTCGACGCCTCATCCGTCAGCAAGGGTGAAAGCCTCGCCGACACCGTCAGGGTGATCGAAGGGTACGCCGACGGCCTCGTGTTGCGCCACCCGCGGGAGGGGGCCGCGAAGATGGCCGCGGAGTTCGTCGACGTGCCCGTCGTCAACGCCGGCGACGGCGCCGGCCAACACCCCAGCCAGACCCTCCTCGACCTCTACACCATCCGCGAGGCCGCGGGACTGGACGACCTCACGATCGGCATCGTCGGCGACCTGAAGTACGGCCGGACGGTCCACTCGTTGGCCACCGCGCTGACGGAGTTCGACGCCCGGATGCACTTCGTCAGCCCGGAGTCGCTGCAACTGCCCCGATCGGTCCGGTTCGACCTCCACGAGTCGGGCGCGCAGGTCCGGGAACACACCGACCTCGACGAGGTGCTGCCGGAACTCGACGTGCTCTACGTCACGCGGATCCAGCGCGAACGCTTCCCCGACGAGGACGAGTACCAGAAAGTCGCCGGGGAGTTCAAGATCGACAGCGACACCCTCGACGCCGCGCGGGACGACCTGACGGTGATGCACCCGTTGCCCCGCGTCGACGAGATCGCCCCCGAGATCGACGACACCGACCACGCCCACTACTTCGAGCAGGCCCACAACGGCGTTCCCGTCCGGATGGCGCTGCTCGACCAACTCCTCTCGAACCATGAGTGA
- the pyrI gene encoding aspartate carbamoyltransferase regulatory subunit — MSDHELRISKIRDGTVLDHLPGGSALHVLAMLGIDGSEGTGVSVAMNVPSGRLGGKDVVKIEERELSQAEVDVLSLIAPRATVNIVREYDVTEKKRVERPESVRGVLACPNSSCITNAGEPVETRFDVLDDGVRCGYCEEIIREGIADHLDVA, encoded by the coding sequence ATGAGTGATCACGAACTCCGTATCTCGAAGATCCGCGACGGCACCGTGCTCGACCACCTCCCGGGGGGCAGCGCGCTCCACGTGCTGGCCATGCTCGGCATCGACGGCAGCGAGGGAACGGGCGTCAGCGTCGCCATGAACGTCCCCTCGGGCCGACTCGGGGGCAAGGACGTGGTGAAGATCGAGGAACGGGAGCTCTCACAGGCGGAGGTCGACGTCCTCTCGCTGATCGCCCCGCGGGCGACAGTCAACATCGTCCGGGAGTACGACGTGACCGAGAAGAAGCGCGTCGAGCGCCCCGAGAGCGTCAGGGGGGTACTCGCCTGTCCGAACAGTTCCTGTATCACGAACGCCGGTGAGCCCGTCGAGACCCGTTTCGACGTGCTCGACGACGGCGTGCGGTGTGGCTACTGTGAGGAGATCATCCGCGAAGGGATCGCGGACCACCTCGACGTGGCCTGA